The window CGGCGAACTCAAGGGCTATACCGAGCTGTTATCCGAATCCCGCGATGAAGCTCTGCAGCGTCTGAGCGAGCAGGCCCGCGCTCTGGGCGCCAATGCGGTGGTCAATGTGCGCTTTTCCACCTCATCCATTGCTGCCGGAGCCTCCGAAATCTTCGTCTACGGTACGGCGGTGATTCTGGAGGATCGCTGATGGGTCAGCTGATTGTCTTTCTGACATTACTGGCGCTGGGCTATGGCTTTGGCCGGCTGGCGGAATCACGCCATTACCGCAGCATTATTGCCCGCGAAGATGCGCTGCGCAGCCTGCTGGTACTACCCGACCGCATGCCCCCCATTCAGTTTCAGAGCCATACCAGCACGCTGGTGACCGGCTCGGTGGTTATTTCGGTGGATTATTTTAAAACCGTCGCTGCCGGTTTACGCGGCATTTTCGGCGGACGTGTCGGCGCCTATGAAAGCCTGCTCGACCGCGCCCGCCGTGAAGCGATCCTGCGCAT of the Thalassolituus hydrocarboniclasticus genome contains:
- a CDS encoding YbjQ family protein — translated: MGQLIVFLTLLALGYGFGRLAESRHYRSIIAREDALRSLLVLPDRMPPIQFQSHTSTLVTGSVVISVDYFKTVAAGLRGIFGGRVGAYESLLDRARREAILRMQEEAQSLGAEAVFNLKFETSRIGQNAGQGLGSVEVLAYGTALIPTPVSASAASAVAR
- a CDS encoding YbjQ family protein, with amino-acid sequence MLISNMEVVPGKKIAAHLGLVQGSTVRAKHAGRDIMAGLKNIFGGELKGYTELLSESRDEALQRLSEQARALGANAVVNVRFSTSSIAAGASEIFVYGTAVILEDR